One genomic window of Chiloscyllium plagiosum isolate BGI_BamShark_2017 unplaced genomic scaffold, ASM401019v2 scaf_24666, whole genome shotgun sequence includes the following:
- the LOC122545941 gene encoding tyrosinase-like: protein MHNLVHRYCSGTLEFSKAAANDPLFASLHATVDKLFEMWLRRHPGTHYPTGNVPFGHRARDKVVTFIPIYENWEMMKSCREFGYDYDYME, encoded by the exons ATGCACAACCTAGTGCATAGATACTGCAGTGGCACCTTGGAATTTTCCAAGGCGGCTGCAAACGACCCTCTGTTCGCTTCACTGCACGCCACTGTAGACAA GCTGTTCGAGATGTGGCTGAGACGACATCCCGGAACCCATTACCCGACAGGAAATGTCCCGTTCGGGCACAGAGCGAGGGACAAGGTGGTCACCTTCATCCCAATATATGAAAACTGGGAAATGATGAAGAGTTGCCGAGAGTTTGGATACGACTATGACTACATGGAGTGA